A single Entelurus aequoreus isolate RoL-2023_Sb linkage group LG11, RoL_Eaeq_v1.1, whole genome shotgun sequence DNA region contains:
- the slc6a19b gene encoding solute carrier family 6 member 19b isoform X2, protein MNNEDSKEESCRWDRPKWDNKTQYMLTCVGFCVGLGNVWRFPYLCQSHGGGAFMIPFLILLVLEGIPLLYIEFAIGQRLRRGSLGVWSSIHPYLTGIGIASMCVSITISLYYNTIIAWILWYFFNSFQEPLPWSQCPMNDNLTGLVFECERSSPVDYFWYRETLNTTTNIVDDGGIQWWTLLCHICAWSVLYICIVRGIETTGKAVYVTSTLPYVVLTIFLIRGLTLKGSLSGLKFLFTPNLSELAKPATWMNAGAQVFYSFSLAFGGLISFSSYNSVHNNCEQDAVIISMINGLTSVFAATVIYTVIGFRATQRFDSCLAGNILTLLNTFDLPEGHITDNNYTEALQHFNATHPGVVQGLDLSSCDLNTFLSEGVEGTGLAFIVFTESITKMPFSPLWSVLFFIMLFSLGLSSMFGNIEGVVVPLQDLKVFPKKWPKEAITGVICLMCCLVGLIFVQGSGNYWLSLFDTYGGSIPLLVVGFCEMFSVVYIYGIDRFNNDVEFMIGHKPNMFWQATWRVISPLIMIFIVIFYFITKVSEKLSYKAWDPESEKFPTLQEKSYPPWIYVIIFILAGIPSLAIPVIALFKCVRAKRTEKSELHLQMSNQHK, encoded by the exons atgaacaatgaagacagcaaagaagaaagctgtaggtgggatcg ACCCAAGTGGGACAACAAGACCCAGTACATGCTGACCTGCGTGGGCTTCTGTGTAGGACTGGGAAATGTCTGGCGCTTTCCTTATTTGTGTCAGAGTCATGGAGGAG GGGCCTTTATGATACCCTTTCTAATCCTGCTGGTCCTTGAAGGCATCCCACTTTTGTATATTGAGTTTGCCATCGGTCAGCGTTTGAGGAGAGGCAGTTTAGGAGTGTGGTCCTCCATTCATCCTTACCTGACTGGGATTG GTATCGCCTCCATGTGTGTATCGATAACCATCAGTCTGTACTACAACACCATTATTGCTTGGATTCTTTGGTACTTCTTCAACTCCTTTCAAGAGCCTCTGCCTTGGAGTCAGTGTCCTATGAATGACAACCTAACAG GACTGGTCTTCGAGTGTGAAAGGAGTTCGCCTGTGGACTATTTCTGGTACAGGGAGACATTAAACACCACCACCAACATTGTGGATGATGGTGGGATACAGTGGTGGACTTTACTGTGTCACATCTGTGCCTGGTCTGTACTTTACATATGCATCGTTCGTGGTATCGAGACTACAGGGAAG GCTGTGTATGTGACCTCAACGCTTCCTTATGTGGTGCTGACCATCTTTCTGATCAGAGGGCTGACCCTGAAAGGATCTTTGAGTGGGCTCAAGTTTCTTTTCACACCCAAT CTGTCAGAGCTGGCCAAACCTGCAACATGGATGAACGCAGGTGCTCAAGTGTTCTACTCCTTCTCTTTGGCTTTTGGCGGCCTCATCTCCTTCTCCAGCTACAACTCTGTACA TAACAACTGTGAACAGGACGCTGTGATCATATCCATGATAAACGGCCTGACGTCTGTGTTTGCTGCTACGGTCATCTACACCGTCATTGGCTTCAGGGCCACGCAACGGTTTGACAGCTGCCTTGCTGG CAACATCCTGACACTACTGAATACGTTTGATCTTCCTGAGGGCCACATCACTGACAACAACTACACGGAGGCGTTACAACATTTCAATGCGACTCACCCTGGTGTTGTTCAAGGCTTGGACCTGAGCAGCTGTGATCTAAATACATTTCTCAGTGAG ggaGTTGAAGGAACGGGTTTGGCATTCATCGTGTTCACTGAGTCTATCACCAAGATGCCCTTCTCCCCTCTGTGGTCGGTCCTGTTCTTCATTATGCTCTTTAGCCTCGGACTGTCGTCTATGTTTGGGAACATAGAAGGAGTTGTGGTTCCACTGCAGGACCTCAAGGTTTTTCCCAAGAAGTGGCCCAAGGAGGCCATTACTG GTGTGATATGTTTGATGTGCTGTCTGGTGGGCCTGATCTTTGTCCAAGGCTCAGGGAACTATTGGCTTTCTCTCTTTGACACCTATGGTGGATCTATACCACTGCTGGTCGTTGGGTTCTGCGAGATGTTCTCCGTGGTCTACATTTACGGAATAGACAG GTTCAACAATGACGTGGAGTTCATGATTGGACACAAACCCAACATGTTCTGGCAGGCAACATGGAGAGTCATCAGTCCTCTCATCATGATCTTCATCGTAATCTTTTACTTCATCACTAAAGTTTCTGAAAAGCTTTCTTACAAAGCCTGGGATCCTGAATCG GAGAAATTCCCAACCCTGCAGGAGAAGTCCTATCCACCTTGGATTTATGTGATCATCTTCATCCTGGCAGGAATCCCCAGCCTTGCTATTCCTGTCATAGCTCTGTTTAAGTGTGTGAGGGCCAAGAGGACAGAAAAgtcagagcttcaccttcaaatGAGTAATCAGCACAAATGA
- the slc6a19b gene encoding solute carrier family 6 member 19b isoform X1, with amino-acid sequence MKLTLPNPGLDDRILSHKQLDKLEHDEAGDRPKWDNKTQYMLTCVGFCVGLGNVWRFPYLCQSHGGGAFMIPFLILLVLEGIPLLYIEFAIGQRLRRGSLGVWSSIHPYLTGIGIASMCVSITISLYYNTIIAWILWYFFNSFQEPLPWSQCPMNDNLTGLVFECERSSPVDYFWYRETLNTTTNIVDDGGIQWWTLLCHICAWSVLYICIVRGIETTGKAVYVTSTLPYVVLTIFLIRGLTLKGSLSGLKFLFTPNLSELAKPATWMNAGAQVFYSFSLAFGGLISFSSYNSVHNNCEQDAVIISMINGLTSVFAATVIYTVIGFRATQRFDSCLAGNILTLLNTFDLPEGHITDNNYTEALQHFNATHPGVVQGLDLSSCDLNTFLSEGVEGTGLAFIVFTESITKMPFSPLWSVLFFIMLFSLGLSSMFGNIEGVVVPLQDLKVFPKKWPKEAITGVICLMCCLVGLIFVQGSGNYWLSLFDTYGGSIPLLVVGFCEMFSVVYIYGIDRFNNDVEFMIGHKPNMFWQATWRVISPLIMIFIVIFYFITKVSEKLSYKAWDPESEKFPTLQEKSYPPWIYVIIFILAGIPSLAIPVIALFKCVRAKRTEKSELHLQMSNQHK; translated from the exons ATGAAGCTCACACTTCCTAACCCGGGCCTGGATGACAGAATACTGTCCCACAAGCAGCTGGACAAGCTGGAGCACGACGAGGCCGGGGACAGACCCAAGTGGGACAACAAGACCCAGTACATGCTGACCTGCGTGGGCTTCTGTGTAGGACTGGGAAATGTCTGGCGCTTTCCTTATTTGTGTCAGAGTCATGGAGGAG GGGCCTTTATGATACCCTTTCTAATCCTGCTGGTCCTTGAAGGCATCCCACTTTTGTATATTGAGTTTGCCATCGGTCAGCGTTTGAGGAGAGGCAGTTTAGGAGTGTGGTCCTCCATTCATCCTTACCTGACTGGGATTG GTATCGCCTCCATGTGTGTATCGATAACCATCAGTCTGTACTACAACACCATTATTGCTTGGATTCTTTGGTACTTCTTCAACTCCTTTCAAGAGCCTCTGCCTTGGAGTCAGTGTCCTATGAATGACAACCTAACAG GACTGGTCTTCGAGTGTGAAAGGAGTTCGCCTGTGGACTATTTCTGGTACAGGGAGACATTAAACACCACCACCAACATTGTGGATGATGGTGGGATACAGTGGTGGACTTTACTGTGTCACATCTGTGCCTGGTCTGTACTTTACATATGCATCGTTCGTGGTATCGAGACTACAGGGAAG GCTGTGTATGTGACCTCAACGCTTCCTTATGTGGTGCTGACCATCTTTCTGATCAGAGGGCTGACCCTGAAAGGATCTTTGAGTGGGCTCAAGTTTCTTTTCACACCCAAT CTGTCAGAGCTGGCCAAACCTGCAACATGGATGAACGCAGGTGCTCAAGTGTTCTACTCCTTCTCTTTGGCTTTTGGCGGCCTCATCTCCTTCTCCAGCTACAACTCTGTACA TAACAACTGTGAACAGGACGCTGTGATCATATCCATGATAAACGGCCTGACGTCTGTGTTTGCTGCTACGGTCATCTACACCGTCATTGGCTTCAGGGCCACGCAACGGTTTGACAGCTGCCTTGCTGG CAACATCCTGACACTACTGAATACGTTTGATCTTCCTGAGGGCCACATCACTGACAACAACTACACGGAGGCGTTACAACATTTCAATGCGACTCACCCTGGTGTTGTTCAAGGCTTGGACCTGAGCAGCTGTGATCTAAATACATTTCTCAGTGAG ggaGTTGAAGGAACGGGTTTGGCATTCATCGTGTTCACTGAGTCTATCACCAAGATGCCCTTCTCCCCTCTGTGGTCGGTCCTGTTCTTCATTATGCTCTTTAGCCTCGGACTGTCGTCTATGTTTGGGAACATAGAAGGAGTTGTGGTTCCACTGCAGGACCTCAAGGTTTTTCCCAAGAAGTGGCCCAAGGAGGCCATTACTG GTGTGATATGTTTGATGTGCTGTCTGGTGGGCCTGATCTTTGTCCAAGGCTCAGGGAACTATTGGCTTTCTCTCTTTGACACCTATGGTGGATCTATACCACTGCTGGTCGTTGGGTTCTGCGAGATGTTCTCCGTGGTCTACATTTACGGAATAGACAG GTTCAACAATGACGTGGAGTTCATGATTGGACACAAACCCAACATGTTCTGGCAGGCAACATGGAGAGTCATCAGTCCTCTCATCATGATCTTCATCGTAATCTTTTACTTCATCACTAAAGTTTCTGAAAAGCTTTCTTACAAAGCCTGGGATCCTGAATCG GAGAAATTCCCAACCCTGCAGGAGAAGTCCTATCCACCTTGGATTTATGTGATCATCTTCATCCTGGCAGGAATCCCCAGCCTTGCTATTCCTGTCATAGCTCTGTTTAAGTGTGTGAGGGCCAAGAGGACAGAAAAgtcagagcttcaccttcaaatGAGTAATCAGCACAAATGA